In Rattus norvegicus strain BN/NHsdMcwi chromosome 3, GRCr8, whole genome shotgun sequence, a genomic segment contains:
- the Or4c107 gene encoding olfactory receptor Olr664 — protein MPNQTIVTEFILLGLSENPKVQKIVFVVFSFVYMATIGGNIIIAVTILCTPALLGSPMYFFLAFLSFLDACITSVITPKMIVDSINDSKTISFEGCMTQIFAEHFFAAVEVIVLISMAYDRYVAICKPLHYSSIMNWRLCGTLVGIAWAGGFLHSIIQIIFTLQLPFCGPNVIDHFMCDLFPLLELACTNTYVYGLLVFANSGSICIIIFSMLLISYGVILFSLRSHSSEGRWKALSTCGSHIAVVVSFFVPCIFIYARSTSASSFEKKVAVFDGIMTPLLNPLIYTFRNKEMKNAIRKMWNRFRMVSDKF, from the coding sequence ATGCCAAACCAAACTATTGTAACTGAGTTCATCCTCCTGGGACTTTCAGAGAACCCAAAAGTTCAGAAAATAGTATTTGTTGTATTTTCCTTTGTCTACATGGCAACAATTGGAGGCAACATAATCATTGCAGTGACGATCCTCTGCACCCCTGCACTGCTTGGATCACCCATGTACTTCTTCTTGGCATTTCTGTCCTTCCTGGATGCATGCATTACTTCAGTCATCACACCAAAAATGATTGTTGACTCAATCAACGACAGCAAAACCATTTCTTTTGAAGGCTGCATGACACAGATCtttgctgaacatttctttgctGCCGTGGAAGTGATTGTCCTAATAtccatggcctatgaccgctatgtggccatttgCAAGCCATTACACTATTCTTCCATAATGAACTGGAGGCTCTGTGGCACTCTGGTAGGGATAGCATGGGCTGGGGGATTCTTACATTCTATCATACAAATTATCTTCACTTTGCAGCTACCATTCTGTGGACCCAATGTCATTGATCACTTCATGTGTGACTTGTTTCCATTACTGGAGTTGGCATGCACTAACACTTATGTTTATGGCCTCTTAGTGTTTGCCAACAGTGGGTCTATCTGCATCATAATTTTTTCTATGCTGCTAATCTCCTATGGTGTCATTTTATTCTCCTTAAGAAGTCACAGTTCTGAGGGTCGATGGAAAGCTCTCTCCACTTGTGGATCCCACATTGCTGTTGTGGTTTCATTCTTTGTCCCgtgcatatttatatatgcaagATCTACATCTGCTTCATCTTTTGAGAAAAAGGTAGCTGTATTTGATGGCATCATGACTCCATTGCTCAATCCTTTAATTTACACTTTCAGGAATAAGGAAATGAAAAATGCCATAAGGAAAATGTGGAACCGATTTAGGATGGTCtctgataaattttaa